A region from the Benincasa hispida cultivar B227 chromosome 8, ASM972705v1, whole genome shotgun sequence genome encodes:
- the LOC120083338 gene encoding uncharacterized protein LOC120083338 isoform X1 has product MASKKKQSEGIALLSMYNDEDDEMEDVEDREEEDSELHPQQMQEEGGEEDYAGVRVAEEELVGNSDRMIISDSANGSTPPVASENSTPDKLKFGSSTPQPPQVVVSSSPMPLQAGQFDNSGRRRGTVGIVDYGHDEVAMSPEAEDGEIEESGRVTFGDELLGTNGDFDRTSPGTVTVSTSNNLSTPQISESPHSGSMNNVILESETEKVEDTVEEEKKDIDPLDKFLPPPPKEKCSEDLQRKINKFLEYKKAGKSFNAEVRNRKDYRNPDFLLHAVRYQDIDQIGSCFSKDVFDPHGYDKSDYYTEIVEADMKREMERKELERKKSPKMEFVSGGTQPGGTVVTAPKLNIPFSGVSAITGSGLHSAAPASDVIPRDGRQNKKSKWDKVDGDRRNPVISGGPDAASAHAALLSAANVGSGYMAFAQQRRREAEEKRSSERKLDRRS; this is encoded by the exons ATGGCATCGAAGAAGAAACAATCTGAAGGTATAGCTTTACTCTCGATGTAcaatgatgaagatgatgagatGGAAGACGTTGAAGaccgagaagaagaagatagtgAACTGCATCCGCAGCAGATGCAAGAAGAGGGAGGAGAGGAAGATTATGCTGGAGTTAGGGTTGCAGAAGAAGAGTTGGTTGGGAACAGTGATAGAATGATTATCAGTGATTCTGCAAATGGTTCGACGCCGCCGGTTGCTAGTGAAAATTCGACTCCAGATAAGCTCAAATTCGGGTCATCGACACCGCAGCCGCCCCAGGTTGTGGTTTCATCGTCGCCAATGCCATTACAAGCTGGGCAATTTGATAATTCTGGTAGGAGAAGGGGGACAGTTGGGATAGTTGATTACGGTCACGATGAAGTCGCAATGTCTCCTGAGGCTGAG GATGGAGAAATTGAAGAATCTGGTCGTGTCACATTTGGCGATGAGCTTTTAGGCACTAATG GTGATTTTGATAGAACATCTCCAGGAACTGTAACGGTCTCAACATCAAACAATCTATCCACTCCTCAAATTTCTGAATCACCACATTCTGGTTCAATGAACAATGTGATATTGGAATCTGAAACTGAAAAAGTTGAGGACACCgttgaagaagagaaaaaagacATTGATCCCTTGGACAAGTTTCTTCCTCCTCCACCAAAAGAAAAATGCTCAGAGGATCTGCAA AGGAAAATCAATAAGTTTCTCGAGTATAAGAAAGCTGGAAAAAGCTTCAATGCAGAAGTACGCAATAGGAAGGACTACCGGAATCCAGATTTCTTGTTACATGCTGTGAGGTATCAAGATATTGACCAGATTGGGTCTTGCTTCAGTAAGGATGTGTTTGACCCTCATGGATATGATAAAAGTGACTACTATACTGAAATAG TAGAGGCTGACATGAAACGTGAAATGGAGAGGAAGGAGCTGGAAAGGAAGAAAAGTCCGAAGATGGAGTTTGTTTCAGGAGGAACACAACCTGGTGGTACGGTAGTGACTGCTCCTAAATTAAATATACCATTTTCAG GTGTTTCTGCTATCACTGGTAGTGGATTACATTCAGCAGCTCCTGCATCTGATGTCATTCCTAGGGATGGaagacaaaacaaaaaatcaaaatgggaTAAG GTAGATGGAGATAGAAGAAATCCAGTAATTTCCGGCGGGCCAGATGCAGCTAGTGCCCATGCAGCTTTACTATCTGCTGCTAATGTTGGCTCTGGATACATGGCTTTTGC GCAACAGAGACGACGAGAAGCTGAAGAAAAAAGATCCAGCGAGAGGAAATTGGATAGAAGATCCTAA
- the LOC120083338 gene encoding uncharacterized protein LOC120083338 isoform X2, with translation MASKKKQSEGIALLSMYNDEDDEMEDVEDREEEDSELHPQQMQEEGGEEDYAGVRVAEEELVGNSDRMIISDSANGSTPPVASENSTPDKLKFGSSTPQPPQVVVSSSPMPLQAGQFDNSGRRRGTVGIVDYGHDEVAMSPEAEDGEIEESGRVTFGDELLGTNGDFDRTSPGTVTVSTSNNLSTPQISESPHSGSMNNVILESETEKVEDTVEEEKKDIDPLDKFLPPPPKEKCSEDLQRKINKFLEYKKAGKSFNAEVRNRKDYRNPDFLLHAVRYQDIDQIGSCFSKDVFDPHGYDKSDYYTEIEADMKREMERKELERKKSPKMEFVSGGTQPGGTVVTAPKLNIPFSGVSAITGSGLHSAAPASDVIPRDGRQNKKSKWDKVDGDRRNPVISGGPDAASAHAALLSAANVGSGYMAFAQQRRREAEEKRSSERKLDRRS, from the exons ATGGCATCGAAGAAGAAACAATCTGAAGGTATAGCTTTACTCTCGATGTAcaatgatgaagatgatgagatGGAAGACGTTGAAGaccgagaagaagaagatagtgAACTGCATCCGCAGCAGATGCAAGAAGAGGGAGGAGAGGAAGATTATGCTGGAGTTAGGGTTGCAGAAGAAGAGTTGGTTGGGAACAGTGATAGAATGATTATCAGTGATTCTGCAAATGGTTCGACGCCGCCGGTTGCTAGTGAAAATTCGACTCCAGATAAGCTCAAATTCGGGTCATCGACACCGCAGCCGCCCCAGGTTGTGGTTTCATCGTCGCCAATGCCATTACAAGCTGGGCAATTTGATAATTCTGGTAGGAGAAGGGGGACAGTTGGGATAGTTGATTACGGTCACGATGAAGTCGCAATGTCTCCTGAGGCTGAG GATGGAGAAATTGAAGAATCTGGTCGTGTCACATTTGGCGATGAGCTTTTAGGCACTAATG GTGATTTTGATAGAACATCTCCAGGAACTGTAACGGTCTCAACATCAAACAATCTATCCACTCCTCAAATTTCTGAATCACCACATTCTGGTTCAATGAACAATGTGATATTGGAATCTGAAACTGAAAAAGTTGAGGACACCgttgaagaagagaaaaaagacATTGATCCCTTGGACAAGTTTCTTCCTCCTCCACCAAAAGAAAAATGCTCAGAGGATCTGCAA AGGAAAATCAATAAGTTTCTCGAGTATAAGAAAGCTGGAAAAAGCTTCAATGCAGAAGTACGCAATAGGAAGGACTACCGGAATCCAGATTTCTTGTTACATGCTGTGAGGTATCAAGATATTGACCAGATTGGGTCTTGCTTCAGTAAGGATGTGTTTGACCCTCATGGATATGATAAAAGTGACTACTATACTGAAATAG AGGCTGACATGAAACGTGAAATGGAGAGGAAGGAGCTGGAAAGGAAGAAAAGTCCGAAGATGGAGTTTGTTTCAGGAGGAACACAACCTGGTGGTACGGTAGTGACTGCTCCTAAATTAAATATACCATTTTCAG GTGTTTCTGCTATCACTGGTAGTGGATTACATTCAGCAGCTCCTGCATCTGATGTCATTCCTAGGGATGGaagacaaaacaaaaaatcaaaatgggaTAAG GTAGATGGAGATAGAAGAAATCCAGTAATTTCCGGCGGGCCAGATGCAGCTAGTGCCCATGCAGCTTTACTATCTGCTGCTAATGTTGGCTCTGGATACATGGCTTTTGC GCAACAGAGACGACGAGAAGCTGAAGAAAAAAGATCCAGCGAGAGGAAATTGGATAGAAGATCCTAA